The Paralichthys olivaceus isolate ysfri-2021 chromosome 9, ASM2471397v2, whole genome shotgun sequence genome contains a region encoding:
- the sfxn1 gene encoding sideroflexin-1: protein MAAELSTSINIKEPRWDQSTFVGRAKHFFTVTDPRNILLSNEQLAHAHKIITDYRQGVVSPGLTEDELWKAKYIFDSAFHPDTGEKMILIGRMSAQVPMNMTITGCMMTFYKTTPAVLLWQWINQSFNAIVNYTNRSGDAPITVSQLGTAYVSATTGAVATALGLNALTKHISPLIGRFVPFAAVAAANCINIPLMRQRELKHGIPITDENDNRLGESTKAAQQAISQVVVSRILMASPGMAIPPFLMNHLEKKAFLKKFPWMSAPIQVTLVGFCLVFATPLCCALFPQKSSMSVSRLEPELQEKIRASNPGVERVYFNKGL, encoded by the exons ATGGCAGCAGAGCTTTCCACCTCCATAAACATCAAGGAGCCCCGGTGGGACCAGAGCACATTTGTGGGTCGGGCTAAACATTTCTTCACTGTCACAGACCCCAGGaacatcctcctctccaatgaACAACTAGCACACGCGCACAAAATCATCACTGACTACAG GCAAGGTGTAGTGTCTCCAGGGCTGACTGAGGATGAACTGTGGAAAGCCAAGTATATTTTTGACTCGGCATTCCACCCCGACACTGGCGAGAAGATGATCCTGATTGGCCGCATGTCAGCACAGGTTCCCATGAACATGACGATCACTGGATGCATGATGACATTTTACAA GACCACTCCAGCTGTGCTCCTCTGGCAGTGGATCAATCAGTCTTTCAACGCAATAGTCAATTATACAAACAGGAGCGGCGATGCTCCCATCACAGTCAG TCAGCTTGGCACAGCTTATGTGTCTGCCACCACAGGCGCAGTTGCCACCGCTCTAGGACTAAATGCACTAACAAAG CATATCTCACCTCTGATTGGACGGTTTGTGCCATTTGCTGCTGTAGCTGCCGCTAACTGTATCAACATCCCGCTGATGAGACAAAG AGAACTTAAGCACGGCATTCCCATAACAGATGAGAATGACAACAGGTTAGGAGAGTCCACGAAAGCTGCACAGCAGGCCATCTCTCAGGTTGTGGTCTCCAGAATCCTCATGGCTTCTCCAGGAATGG CCATTCCTCCATTTTTAATGAACCACTTGGAGAAGAAGGCCTTTCTGAAG AAGTTCCCATGGATGAGTGCACCTATTCAAGTCACCCTGGTGGGATTCTG CCTGGTGTTTGCCACTCCACTCTGCTGTGCGTTGTTTCCCCAGAAGAG CTCCATGTCGGTCAGCCGCCTGGAGCccgagctgcaggagaagatccggGCCAGCAACCCAGGCGTGGAGAGGGTCTACTTCAACAAAGGTCTATGA